A portion of the Streptomyces coeruleoprunus genome contains these proteins:
- a CDS encoding ADP-ribosylglycohydrolase family protein → MIAARTTTKQAATGSLVGLALGDALGFPTEFNSVPSILAKCGPWREMELPQPAFVTDDTQMTLAVGRGIRTAMDRGVLAPARLTRPLREEFVDWYHSPENNRAPGRTCLVACRLLDGDRPWQDASQIGSKGCGANMRVAPVGLVPGLSEEQRAGAAQLQAALTHGHPTALAASDLTARAVYLLTQGAEPLGLIGLLRSYAYENRSRYHEKWLGDLWTRSQDPSPQHFIQRGWDECLAALERLAAAVRTANPETDPCLLAGAGWIAEEALTAGLLCFLLFPEEPVTALRRAACSSGDSDSIACLAGAFAGAHLGAGAWPKEWAERIEYRSELLTLGALWDA, encoded by the coding sequence ATGATCGCTGCCAGGACCACCACCAAGCAGGCGGCCACGGGCTCGCTCGTCGGGCTGGCGCTCGGCGACGCGCTGGGCTTCCCGACGGAGTTCAACAGCGTGCCGTCCATCCTCGCCAAGTGCGGGCCGTGGCGGGAGATGGAACTGCCCCAGCCCGCCTTCGTGACCGACGACACACAGATGACCCTGGCCGTGGGCCGGGGCATACGGACCGCGATGGACCGCGGCGTGCTGGCGCCGGCGCGGCTGACCCGGCCGCTGCGCGAGGAGTTCGTCGACTGGTACCACTCGCCCGAGAACAACCGCGCCCCCGGCCGCACCTGCCTGGTGGCCTGCCGGCTGCTGGACGGCGACCGCCCCTGGCAGGACGCCAGTCAGATCGGCTCCAAGGGCTGCGGCGCCAACATGCGCGTCGCGCCCGTCGGGCTCGTCCCCGGGCTCAGCGAGGAACAGCGCGCCGGCGCCGCCCAGCTCCAGGCCGCGCTCACCCACGGCCACCCCACCGCGCTCGCCGCGTCCGACCTGACCGCCCGGGCCGTGTACCTGCTGACGCAGGGCGCCGAGCCGCTCGGCCTGATCGGGCTGCTGCGCTCGTACGCGTACGAGAACCGCTCCCGCTACCACGAGAAGTGGCTCGGCGACCTGTGGACCCGCTCGCAGGACCCCTCGCCGCAGCACTTCATCCAGCGCGGCTGGGACGAGTGCCTGGCCGCCCTGGAGCGGCTCGCGGCGGCCGTGCGCACGGCGAACCCCGAGACCGACCCGTGCCTGCTCGCGGGCGCGGGCTGGATCGCCGAAGAGGCGCTGACCGCGGGGCTGCTGTGCTTCCTGCTCTTCCCCGAGGAGCCGGTCACCGCCCTGCGCAGGGCCGCCTGCTCCAGCGGCGACTCCGACTCCATCGCCTGCCTGGCGGGCGCGTTCGCGGGCGCCCACCTCGGGGCCGGCGCCTGGCCCAAGGAGTGGGCCGAGCGCATCGAGTACCGCAGCGAGCTGCTGACGCTGGGCGCGCTCTGGGATGCTTGA
- the der gene encoding ribosome biogenesis GTPase Der — protein MNDQHDHGALGDAEYAEFMELAAEEGFDIEEVEGAIEEAGHGPLPVLAVVGRPNVGKSTLVNRIIGRREAVVEDRPGVTRDRVTYEAEWAGRRFKVVDTGGWEQDVLGIDASVAAQAEYAIEAADAVVFVVDATVGATDTDEAVVKLLRRAGKPVVLAANKVDGPSGEADAAMLWSLGLGEPFPVSALHGRGTGDLLDEVLKALPDAPAQTFGAAVGGPRRIALIGRPNVGKSSLLNKVAGEERVVVNELAGTTRDPVDELIELGGTTWKFVDTAGIRKRVHLQEGADYYASLRTAAAVEKAEVAVVLIDTTESISVQDQRIITMAVEAGRALVIAYNKWDTLDEERRYYLEREIETEMQQVSWAPRVNVSARTGRHMEKLVPAIETALAGWETRVPTGRLNAFLGELVSAHPHPIRGGKQPRILFGTQAGTKPPRFVLFASGFLEHGYRRFVERRLREEFGFEGTPIHISVRVREKRGKKK, from the coding sequence ATGAACGACCAGCACGACCACGGGGCACTTGGCGACGCCGAGTACGCGGAGTTCATGGAGCTCGCCGCCGAAGAGGGCTTCGACATCGAGGAGGTCGAAGGCGCGATCGAGGAGGCCGGGCACGGCCCGCTGCCCGTCCTCGCCGTCGTCGGCCGCCCGAACGTCGGCAAGTCGACCCTGGTGAACCGCATCATCGGCCGCCGCGAGGCCGTCGTCGAGGACCGCCCCGGCGTCACCCGCGACCGCGTCACGTACGAGGCCGAGTGGGCCGGCCGCCGCTTCAAGGTCGTCGACACCGGCGGCTGGGAGCAGGACGTCCTCGGCATCGACGCCTCCGTCGCCGCCCAGGCCGAGTACGCCATCGAGGCCGCCGACGCCGTCGTCTTCGTCGTCGACGCGACCGTCGGCGCCACCGACACCGACGAGGCCGTCGTCAAGCTGCTGCGCCGCGCCGGCAAGCCCGTCGTCCTCGCCGCGAACAAGGTCGACGGCCCGTCCGGCGAGGCGGACGCCGCCATGCTGTGGTCCCTGGGGCTCGGCGAGCCGTTCCCGGTGTCGGCGCTGCACGGCCGGGGCACCGGCGACCTCCTCGACGAGGTGCTGAAGGCCCTGCCCGACGCCCCCGCCCAGACCTTCGGCGCGGCCGTCGGCGGCCCCCGCCGTATCGCGCTCATCGGCCGTCCCAACGTCGGCAAGTCGTCCCTCCTCAACAAGGTCGCGGGCGAGGAGCGGGTCGTCGTCAACGAGCTGGCCGGCACCACCCGCGACCCGGTCGACGAGCTGATCGAACTGGGCGGCACGACCTGGAAGTTCGTCGACACCGCCGGTATCCGCAAGCGCGTCCACCTCCAGGAGGGCGCCGACTACTACGCCTCGCTGCGCACGGCCGCCGCCGTCGAGAAGGCCGAGGTCGCGGTCGTGCTCATCGACACGACCGAGTCGATCAGCGTCCAGGACCAGCGGATCATCACCATGGCCGTCGAGGCGGGCCGCGCCCTCGTCATCGCGTACAACAAGTGGGACACCCTCGACGAGGAGCGCCGCTACTACCTGGAGCGCGAGATCGAGACGGAGATGCAGCAGGTCTCCTGGGCGCCCCGGGTGAACGTGTCGGCCCGCACCGGCCGCCACATGGAGAAGCTGGTCCCGGCGATCGAGACCGCCCTGGCCGGCTGGGAGACCCGCGTCCCCACGGGCCGCCTCAACGCCTTCCTCGGCGAGCTGGTCTCCGCCCACCCGCACCCGATCCGCGGCGGCAAGCAGCCCCGCATCCTGTTCGGCACGCAGGCCGGCACCAAGCCGCCCCGGTTCGTGCTGTTCGCCTCGGGCTTCCTGGAGCACGGCTACCGCCGGTTCGTGGAGCGGCGCCTGCGCGAGGAGTTCGGCTTCGAGGGAACCCCGATCCACATCTCGGTCCGGGTGCGCGAGAAGCGCGGCAAGAAGAAGTAG
- a CDS encoding nucleotidyltransferase domain-containing protein has translation MTLTPEALVRDHTIYSCVMGSRAFGLATEDSDTDRRGVFLAPTPLQWRFDKPPTHVEGPAEEQFSWELERFCELALGGNPNILECLHSPLVEYVDDTGRELLALREAFLSRRVHGTFVGYARTQHRRLEAHARRHGAPRWKQAMHLLRLLTSCRDLLRTGRLVVDVGDERERLLAVKRGEVPWPRVEARMARLTAEADAALAASPLPEEPDRARVEDFLFRTRLRSALSAVEAPDADDEVVQRVVRPRGGVR, from the coding sequence ATGACCCTCACGCCCGAGGCGCTGGTGCGCGACCACACGATCTACTCCTGCGTCATGGGTTCGCGCGCGTTCGGGCTGGCCACGGAGGACAGCGACACCGACCGCCGTGGCGTCTTCCTCGCGCCGACGCCGCTCCAGTGGCGCTTCGACAAGCCGCCCACGCACGTGGAGGGCCCGGCGGAGGAGCAGTTCAGCTGGGAGCTGGAGCGGTTCTGCGAGCTGGCGCTGGGCGGCAACCCGAACATCCTGGAGTGCCTGCACTCCCCGCTCGTCGAGTACGTCGACGACACGGGCCGCGAACTGCTCGCGCTGCGCGAGGCATTCCTCTCCCGGCGGGTCCACGGGACGTTCGTCGGGTACGCGCGCACCCAGCACCGCAGGCTGGAGGCGCACGCGCGCCGGCACGGCGCACCGCGCTGGAAGCAGGCCATGCATCTGCTGCGGCTGCTGACGAGCTGCCGTGACCTGCTGCGGACGGGGCGGCTCGTGGTCGACGTCGGCGACGAGCGGGAACGGCTGCTGGCCGTGAAGCGCGGCGAGGTGCCGTGGCCGCGGGTCGAGGCGCGCATGGCCCGCCTGACCGCCGAGGCGGACGCGGCGCTGGCCGCGTCCCCGCTGCCGGAGGAGCCGGACCGGGCACGGGTCGAGGACTTCCTGTTCCGCACCCGGCTGCGGTCAGCGCTCTCCGCCGTGGAGGCGCCGGACGCGGACGACGAGGTCGTGCAGCGCGTCGTACGCCCCCGTGGGGGCGTCCGGTAG
- a CDS encoding prephenate dehydrogenase encodes MRTAVVIGTGLIGTSAALALTGRGVTVHLVDHDPARARTAAARGAGTDTAPEGRVDLAIVAVPPAHVAATLAEAMRTGVARGYLDVASVKGGPRRELEALGLDLSPYIGTHPMSGKEQSGPMAGSADLFEGRPWVLTPTRDTDTEVLNLALELVALCRAVPVVMDADAHDRAVALVSHTPQLVSSMVAARLEDADETAVRLCGQGIRDVTRIAASDPQMWIEILSANPGPVADVLAGLAADLDETVRSLRALDSSDEDKRHDGAAGIEDVLRRGNTGRARVPGKHGTAPTVYETVAVLISDKPGELARIFADAGQAGVNIEDVRIEHATGQQAGLVQLMVEPSAAPLLSAALRERGWALRQ; translated from the coding sequence GTGAGAACCGCCGTCGTCATCGGAACCGGACTGATCGGCACGTCCGCCGCCCTCGCGCTGACCGGCCGCGGCGTCACCGTTCACCTCGTCGACCACGACCCGGCCCGCGCCCGTACCGCAGCGGCCCGCGGCGCGGGCACCGACACCGCGCCCGAGGGCCGCGTCGACCTGGCGATCGTCGCCGTACCGCCCGCGCATGTGGCCGCCACGCTCGCCGAGGCCATGCGCACCGGCGTCGCCCGCGGCTACCTGGACGTCGCCAGCGTCAAGGGCGGTCCCCGGCGCGAGCTGGAGGCGCTGGGCCTCGACCTCTCCCCGTACATCGGTACGCACCCCATGTCCGGCAAGGAGCAGTCCGGGCCCATGGCCGGCAGCGCCGACCTCTTCGAGGGCCGCCCCTGGGTGCTCACACCGACGCGCGACACCGACACCGAGGTCCTCAACCTCGCCCTGGAGCTGGTCGCCCTGTGCCGGGCCGTGCCCGTCGTCATGGACGCGGACGCCCACGACCGGGCCGTCGCCCTGGTCTCGCACACCCCGCAGCTCGTCTCCTCGATGGTCGCGGCCCGCCTGGAGGACGCCGACGAGACGGCCGTACGCCTCTGCGGGCAGGGCATCCGGGACGTCACCCGCATCGCCGCGTCCGACCCGCAGATGTGGATCGAGATCCTCTCCGCGAACCCCGGCCCCGTCGCCGACGTCCTGGCCGGCCTCGCCGCCGACCTGGACGAGACGGTCCGCTCCCTGCGCGCCCTGGACTCCTCCGACGAGGACAAGCGGCACGACGGCGCGGCCGGCATCGAGGACGTCCTGCGCCGCGGCAACACCGGCCGCGCGCGCGTCCCCGGCAAGCACGGCACGGCCCCGACCGTGTACGAGACGGTCGCCGTCCTCATCAGCGACAAGCCGGGCGAGCTGGCCCGCATCTTCGCCGACGCCGGACAGGCCGGCGTCAACATCGAGGACGTCCGCATCGAACACGCCACCGGCCAGCAGGCGGGCCTCGTCCAGCTGATGGTGGAGCCCTCCGCGGCCCCGCTCCTGTCGGCGGCCCTGCGCGAGCGGGGCTGGGCGCTGCGGCAGTAG
- a CDS encoding Rieske (2Fe-2S) protein: MTASPAPRRRTVLVTALAVAVPVTALASGCGDGDGGGGGTASPTTGTAPPAGGKDLVATSEVPVGGGVVLAAEKVVVTQPRQGDFKAFSAICTHQRCLVARVADGLIQCDCHGSRFRIADASVARGPATRPLPPERITVAENRIRLD; the protein is encoded by the coding sequence ATGACTGCTTCCCCCGCGCCCCGTCGCCGTACCGTGCTGGTCACCGCCCTCGCGGTCGCCGTTCCCGTCACCGCCCTGGCCTCGGGCTGCGGCGACGGCGACGGTGGCGGCGGGGGGACGGCGTCGCCCACCACCGGCACGGCGCCCCCGGCCGGCGGCAAGGACCTCGTCGCCACCTCCGAGGTCCCGGTGGGCGGCGGAGTGGTCCTCGCCGCGGAGAAGGTCGTCGTGACGCAGCCCCGGCAGGGCGACTTCAAGGCGTTCTCGGCGATCTGCACGCATCAGCGCTGCCTGGTCGCCCGGGTCGCGGACGGGCTGATCCAGTGCGACTGCCACGGCAGCCGGTTCCGTATCGCCGACGCGTCGGTGGCGCGGGGGCCGGCCACCAGGCCGCTGCCGCCGGAGCGGATCACCGTCGCGGAAAACCGCATCCGCCTGGACTGA
- a CDS encoding lysophospholipid acyltransferase family protein, with protein MYGLWKPRVLGGWRVPAAGPVILAVNHAHNLDGPMLMGTAPRPVHFLIKKEAFVGPLGPFLEGIGQLKVDRSAADRTAITAALDVLAADGVLGIFPEGTRGEGDFASLRAGLAYFAVRSGAPIVPVAVLGSNERRGRLIKGLPPLRSRVDVVFGDAFQAGDGTGRRTRKALDEATVRIQERLTAHLENARRLTGR; from the coding sequence ATGTACGGCCTGTGGAAGCCGCGCGTCCTGGGCGGCTGGCGCGTCCCCGCCGCCGGCCCCGTCATCCTGGCCGTCAACCACGCCCACAACCTCGACGGCCCCATGCTCATGGGCACCGCGCCCCGCCCCGTGCACTTCCTCATCAAGAAGGAAGCGTTCGTCGGGCCGCTCGGCCCCTTCCTGGAGGGCATCGGGCAGCTGAAGGTCGACCGCTCGGCCGCCGACCGCACCGCGATCACGGCCGCCCTGGACGTCCTGGCCGCCGACGGCGTCCTCGGGATCTTCCCGGAGGGCACCCGCGGCGAGGGCGACTTCGCCTCCCTGCGCGCCGGCCTCGCCTACTTCGCCGTACGCTCCGGAGCGCCGATCGTCCCGGTGGCCGTCCTGGGAAGCAACGAGCGCCGCGGACGGTTGATAAAGGGGCTGCCGCCGCTGCGCAGCCGCGTCGACGTCGTCTTCGGCGACGCCTTCCAGGCCGGCGACGGCACCGGACGGCGTACGCGCAAGGCGCTCGACGAGGCCACCGTACGCATCCAGGAGCGGCTCACCGCCCACCTGGAAAACGCCAGGCGCCTCACCGGGCGCTGA
- the aroH gene encoding chorismate mutase translates to MAVRAVRGAVQLERDDAEHMHEQVGALLTAVLERNGLTADDLISVWFTATPDLHSDFPAVAARRLGIVDVPLICAQELDIAGAMPRVVRVLAHVETDLARSALTHVYLGAAAALRKDIAQ, encoded by the coding sequence GTGGCGGTACGAGCGGTCCGGGGGGCCGTCCAGCTGGAGCGGGACGACGCCGAGCACATGCACGAGCAGGTCGGCGCCCTGCTGACGGCCGTGCTCGAACGCAACGGGCTCACCGCCGACGACCTCATCAGCGTCTGGTTCACGGCCACTCCCGACCTGCACAGCGACTTCCCGGCCGTCGCCGCCCGCCGCCTCGGCATCGTCGACGTGCCGCTGATCTGCGCGCAGGAACTCGACATCGCGGGCGCCATGCCCCGCGTCGTCCGCGTCCTGGCCCACGTCGAGACCGATCTGGCCAGGTCCGCCCTCACCCATGTCTACCTCGGCGCCGCAGCCGCCCTCCGCAAGGACATCGCCCAGTGA
- the cmk gene encoding (d)CMP kinase, with translation MSDTVESVIVAIDGPSGTGKSSTSKAVAAKLGLSYLDTGAQYRAITWWMIDNGVDVGDPAAVADAAGKPVIVSGTDPSHPTITVDGVDVSGPIRTQEVTSKVSAVSAVPEIRARITDLQRSIAATAPHGIVVEGRDIGTTVLPDADLKIFLTASPEARAARRAGEIKGADVAATREALVRRDAADSSRKTSPLAKADDAVEVDTTDLTLQQVIECVVTFVEEKRAATR, from the coding sequence GTGTCCGACACCGTGGAATCCGTGATCGTCGCCATCGACGGCCCCTCCGGCACGGGCAAGTCGAGCACCTCCAAGGCCGTGGCCGCCAAGCTGGGGCTCAGCTACCTGGACACCGGCGCGCAGTACCGGGCGATCACCTGGTGGATGATCGACAACGGCGTCGACGTCGGCGACCCCGCCGCCGTGGCCGACGCCGCCGGCAAGCCGGTCATCGTCTCCGGCACCGACCCCTCGCACCCGACGATCACCGTCGACGGCGTGGACGTCTCCGGACCGATCCGCACCCAGGAGGTCACCTCCAAGGTCAGCGCCGTGAGCGCGGTGCCCGAGATCCGCGCCCGGATCACCGACCTCCAGCGCTCCATCGCCGCCACCGCGCCGCACGGCATCGTGGTCGAGGGCCGGGACATCGGTACGACCGTCCTGCCCGACGCCGACCTCAAGATCTTCCTGACGGCCTCCCCGGAGGCCCGCGCCGCCCGCCGCGCCGGTGAGATCAAGGGCGCGGACGTGGCCGCCACGCGGGAGGCCCTCGTCCGGCGGGACGCCGCCGACTCCAGCCGCAAGACCTCCCCCCTCGCCAAGGCCGACGACGCCGTCGAGGTCGACACCACCGACCTCACCCTCCAGCAGGTCATCGAGTGCGTCGTCACCTTCGTCGAGGAGAAGCGGGCGGCCACCCGGTGA
- a CDS encoding nucleotidyltransferase domain-containing protein: protein MIEHLDLAPVVAEQPDLLLFATVSGAHLYGFPSRDSDVDLRGVHLLPLDALIGLREPEETRSRMWDRDGVEMDLVTHDLRKFVRLMLRRNGYVLEQLLSPLVAHTTDAHAELVALAPGVLTSHHAHHYRGFAATQWRLFEKNGELKPLLYTFRVLLTGIHLMRTGEVVAHLPTLLESVKEAPAYVPDLIAVKAEAEHGLLDGHDPERIRNDVEALHGTLDAAQAASALPDAPTGAYDALHDLVVRVRRLHGGER, encoded by the coding sequence GTGATCGAACACCTGGACCTCGCCCCCGTCGTCGCCGAGCAGCCCGACCTCCTGCTCTTCGCCACGGTGTCGGGCGCGCACCTGTACGGCTTCCCGTCCCGGGACTCGGACGTGGACCTGCGCGGGGTACACCTGCTGCCGCTGGACGCGCTGATCGGGCTGCGCGAGCCCGAGGAGACCAGGTCCCGGATGTGGGACCGGGACGGCGTCGAGATGGATCTCGTCACGCACGACCTGCGGAAGTTCGTCCGGCTGATGCTGCGGCGCAACGGCTACGTCCTGGAACAGCTGCTGTCCCCGCTGGTGGCCCACACCACCGACGCGCACGCCGAACTCGTCGCGCTCGCGCCCGGCGTGCTCACCTCGCACCACGCCCACCACTACCGCGGCTTCGCGGCCACGCAGTGGCGCCTCTTCGAGAAGAACGGCGAACTCAAGCCGCTGCTCTACACCTTCCGCGTCCTGCTCACCGGCATCCACCTGATGCGCACCGGAGAGGTCGTCGCCCACCTGCCGACGCTCCTGGAGTCGGTGAAGGAGGCACCGGCGTACGTCCCCGACCTCATCGCGGTCAAGGCCGAGGCCGAGCACGGGCTGCTGGACGGACACGACCCCGAGCGGATACGCAACGACGTCGAGGCGCTGCACGGGACGCTGGACGCCGCGCAGGCCGCCTCCGCGCTACCGGACGCCCCCACGGGGGCGTACGACGCGCTGCACGACCTCGTCGTCCGCGTCCGGCGCCTCCACGGCGGAGAGCGCTGA
- a CDS encoding DUF952 domain-containing protein yields the protein MLFHVVPLDEWSADPGDAYRPASLASEGFVHCSADEAAALAIAEAHYRDTAGPLLVLVVDEELLTPEVRWEGSEDELFPHVYGPVDRRAVVDVLEVRRDADGHALDLTPWA from the coding sequence ATGCTCTTTCATGTCGTGCCGCTGGACGAGTGGTCCGCCGATCCGGGGGACGCGTACCGGCCGGCCTCGCTGGCGTCCGAGGGGTTCGTGCACTGCTCCGCCGACGAGGCGGCCGCGCTGGCGATCGCCGAGGCGCACTACCGGGACACCGCCGGACCGCTGCTGGTGCTGGTCGTCGACGAGGAGCTGCTGACCCCGGAGGTCCGCTGGGAGGGCTCCGAGGACGAGCTGTTCCCGCACGTGTACGGCCCGGTGGACCGGCGTGCCGTCGTGGACGTCCTGGAGGTGCGCCGGGACGCGGACGGGCACGCCCTGGACCTCACCCCCTGGGCGTAG